GATAGTATACTCACCGTAAGCTTGTCATAAGCTTGAAGGATGGCACCATACTTTTCATAAAGCGGTCCAGACGAATCATGAGGTGGTTTCTGGATGCACATATTGTAAACTATTGTGTAGTTTCCAATATATTCTTCAGGCAGAAAGGGTGGTTCAGGTTTTCCTTCAATAATCCTTGTGAGCTTGGTAACAGCCGCATCAATGAGTTTAAATCCATCCTCAATGGTGATAGGCTCACGACTTTGACTAGAAGACATTCTTAATCAAATTCTAATGGAAAACTagggttttgagagagagagaactgaGATGGAATGAAAGTGTGAACAATAAGCTTTGAGGAGATAGGTATTTATAGCGATTAGTTAAGGCGGTGGCTAATAATtatcaattttgatttttttttaataaatgtaaaCCTTATCAATTGAGATTTTAAAGGAAGTAAATCTGGaaactttattattttcgaatttctttctattttttgctAATAATTTCAAGATATATACAAGTTTagtttactttttctttttctggtgataattattaaaaagaaaaattttattcagttttaaattttgattttagttatgaTTATCAATcctataaaattatgaaatgtgaggtaaataaattaaaataactaaataaactattttttaccaaaaaaaaaactaaaaaaactatttttatttcctTATTTTGTTGAGACTAAATTGTTTTGGATACACAAGAAAGGTGAAAAACAACAGTTAATTCGAGTTAATGATTGATTTTTCGTGGATCCAAAATAGTTTAGTCAATAAATATTCACAAACAATATTTGAAAGTTGTGGTATAAAATAGTGCAAGTGAGTTAGAAGTTtgttggttttgatttgatttgagaatTTTAATGGCAGTTTTTCTCCTAAACAAGGTTGCCAATGCCGAATTAAGGTGCTATGACCAGTACACTATGATCATTAGTACCATAatttacaaacaaaacaaaaaatagtttctcAACATGTGAGATAGTTTATGAATCTCAACCTTGAATCCTATCGAACATGGGATGCTCCATTACTTCTCTAGCAGAAGGACGACGCGTTGGATCACGATCCATCATTgtctgttttttttcaaaaaacatgtTAGAAATTGTGTATGTTCCATGAAACACACAAGAGATAAGAATAGCAAATAACGTACCTTTAACAGTTGCTGTAACTGTAACGAATGGCCAGGAAGGAGAGGAAGTTTGCCTTCTTTGATGTTGAGGGATTGGTTTCTTGATTCCGTAAGAGGCGATCCTCTAATCAGCTCGTAGACCGTGACACCTAAAGAGAAGATGTCGACTTTATCAAGTTGCTCGTAGTTTTCGTTTAGTATTTCTTGAGGCATGTAACGTGCATCCCCTTCCTCTACTGGCAAGCTTTTGTCCAACCGCGTTGCACAACCGAAGTCGCCGAGCTTGCAGACACCGTTCTTGATGTATATGTTGTCGGGCTTTACATCTAAATGAGCTATTCCTTTCTCATGCACAAAATGTAACGCCTTAGCTATCTGTAACAGAGCAATGGTTGGTGCTGGTACTGTTAAATAAGAATTCTCATGAAtctcaagaaactctctctctaCTCTTTTTTCTTATGGAAGTGTGTACCTGATGCATAATCaccaaaatctctctctctGAGATCTTAAGTGAAGATTTCTTGGACAAGCTGTGATCGCAGAGTTCCAGTTGAATGTATAACTGCTCGTTTTCAAACCACGAGTTGTAGTATCCTACTACGTTTTCATGGAATcctacaaacaaacaaaaaggtaGAAACTGTTTGACCATAGTTTGCAAAGAGCGAACCATTAAAAACAGGTTAAGGACAAGAAGGCAAAACAAGAGTCTGTAACTGACCTAGAGCAGCAAGAGCTTGAACTTCCATCATAGCTTTACGCCTGTCAAAAGTCGGTTATGATTACTTAAATAAATTGATTCAAACAAGTTGAACTATTATTAATACAGcactaagaaagaaaaaaagtgcAGAAATCTCTACCTCTCTGAATCCAAAATCAGCTTCCTTGTGCTGTATTTGACAGCATACAAGCAACCATCAATTCTCTTCAAAACTTTAAATACACGGCTGAAATTCCCAGCGCCTATTTGCTGGAGAAACCAAACAAAGTGCTGTCAGAATTAGAAAGAAGCAAAGCAACATAGTTCCATCGATTCAGATCTTCATTGGCTTACCTGAATTTCATGAAAGTCTGTGAGATATCTTGACAAGCCACCCCCACCTATGCTTGCAGGGAGAAAACCTGCATTACAGTACAGTTAAAACATAGTTTTTTGGAAGGACCGCTATAATTCTTAAGCCATTGCCAAGTGAGGGTAGGAATAACTCACTAGCACATTTAGACCTCTGATATCCGAAAGGGTCACTAGCTGTATCGGAGTCATTCATCACATATGGATTTTTTAGGCAAGGAGGTGGCATAACACGAGACCTCAGAGCAACTGCAGTCTGTGAAACGTATCCAGTCCTCTCCGTTTGATTGGCTTGGATCTTCTCCACCATGATCTCATCTGTGTCAATACCATCATTCTCTCGTTCATTTACTCTATGCTTCGAAGACCAAGTATAATCTGAAGTTTTCGATGTAAAACTGTCTGCATtgaccataaaaaaaaaagttaccacTGGAAAAAGTTAGGAAAATAGCACATCACCAGAATACTATATCTATAGTGAATCTTAAATCAACAAAGAGTTAAATgttgaaaattttgtaaaaaaaaacaggagAACCAAACATAACAATTGTACCACAAAACAGTCAAAGCAAATTTCATTCCAAAACACATATAAGTCTTCGGACACAAAAGCTTACCTTGGCGGCATCTTTTGCTTTTAACTGTATTAAGTTTAACAGGAGACTTAGGACAAGGAGATTGATCCTGCAAATTAGAAATACTTATAAGATATTCgtgagaaataaaaaaaaaacaattggat
The nucleotide sequence above comes from Brassica napus cultivar Da-Ae chromosome A9, Da-Ae, whole genome shotgun sequence. Encoded proteins:
- the LOC106369289 gene encoding wee1-like protein kinase, with product MFEKKGRTLLAKRKKSLGAIDTRRTKKSLEMEGHSLLRFGQLTKLSFDNRPPSNAAESSSELRNELGSVDGDGDCGEKGFILSQDFFCTPDYITPDNQNLMSALDSSKDQSPCPKSPVKLNTVKSKRCRQDSFTSKTSDYTWSSKHRVNERENDGIDTDEIMVEKIQANQTERTGYVSQTAVALRSRVMPPPCLKNPYVMNDSDTASDPFGYQRSKCASFLPASIGGGGLSRYLTDFHEIQQIGAGNFSRVFKVLKRIDGCLYAVKYSTRKLILDSERRKAMMEVQALAALGFHENVVGYYNSWFENEQLYIQLELCDHSLSKKSSLKISEREILVIMHQIAKALHFVHEKGIAHLDVKPDNIYIKNGVCKLGDFGCATRLDKSLPVEEGDARYMPQEILNENYEQLDKVDIFSLGVTVYELIRGSPLTESRNQSLNIKEGKLPLLPGHSLQLQQLLKTMMDRDPTRRPSAREVMEHPMFDRIQG